A segment of the Candidatus Protochlamydia naegleriophila genome:
TCACACAACCAATACGAGGAATTCAACCAATTTCGGACAACTGGCAGGAGGCGGGATTGTTAATATAGTTGATAGTGGAACTGCGCTATTCAATGTCGATAACTGCCTCGTCGATTTTTATCAAAGAAATGGGATTGTTTGCATGGGGCCTAATTTAACGGCCAATATCTCTAATACAACGGTTAATCGTGGATATGTTCTGACACCCAATACTACCACAGCTACACCAAACGGCATTACATTTGGCGGTTCCGCTATCGGAAGCATTACAAATAATCTTGTGGAAAGTAATATTGCCACCGTCTTGGGAGCTTCATCCACAGCAATTAATGTTCCCACCGCAGGCCCAAATGTCATGATTTCGGGAAACGTCATCAGTAATAATGATATTGGAATATTTGCTACTCAATGTGGGAATAATCTCACAATCCAAAACAATGCCTTAAGTTTTACCATCACTCCAGGAGTCAACTTTGCCGAAGGCATTATTGTTCGGGACACAAACGGGCTTACGACCCTAACTTCTAATGTGATGGACCTCCGCGATTTTAACATGGAACTCTTAACGATCAATGGAACAAATCAACCTTTTCAATTGATGAATAATCAATTTATAGGCGGTCAAACCGGTCTGCTTATCTATGGAAAGACAGGCACACCTTCTACCGGGCCGCTCATTACCATGAATGGAGATTCTTTCACAGGTACAAATGGATACTATATTCAGGAAATGACATCTCCTTATACAGCTCCAAATGATGTATGGCCATCTACGGCAACAGTTTCCTTTGATGGATTAATTTCTGGGCATATCACATTTGCCGAGTTCAATCAAATTTTAACAAAAATATTTGACCAACATAATGATCCTACCCTCGGGCTGGTTTTAGATTTTATTATTCCAGCATCACCCATTCTCACTAATATAAATCCAGCATTTGGTCCGCTTGTGGGGGGGAATACAATAACCATTAGTGGATCTGGCTTCATTAGCAGCAACACAGCTGTATATTTTGGGACGATAGCCGCAACGAATGTTGTAGTCATTTCCGATACTTCTATGACTGTAACCGTGCCGCCAGGAGTGGGGACAGTTGATGTCATAGTGGTCACACCATTTGGCGTTACACCGATAGTTTTTGCTGGTCAATACACTTACATAGAAACTGCACCCCCAGCTCCGCTTCCCCCCTCTCACTTTATCGGTCGGGTTAAGAAGAACAGATTTATAGATAAAACAGAGTATGTACTGAAAGCGCATTGGGATGCCAGCCCCTCTACCAACGTTATACTTTATCGGATTTATAAAAATGGGCATTTGATAGAGGAGATCTCAGCAAGACGTCAGCTCAAGTTCACAACTTATTTGGGTTCAAAAAATAAAGCTAAAAATTATCAAATTGTAGCTGTGAATTCAGACGACGTAGAAAGTGCCCCTGTTCCTATTAGAATAGTTCACTAAAATCGCTTTGCAGCTGAGATCATTAGCTATGCACACCTTCAACTTTGGTCATACTAGGGCTGCGTTGCGAATCATCCCCATGCCATTTAATGAGCCAGATGGGTTCTTAACCGATCCTCAAGACACAGAAATTGGCAAAATGTTATCCGGTGAATAGTAAAAAAGCATTCACCTTTGATCGACACAATCCTGATTGCTGACGCTCCGCGGTTAGTTGTTTACTTGAGTGAGCTTACAGATATTCGTAGTAGGATTGTGTTGTGATTTTTACAATCTAAACATTAACGAGCTATTTGACTGTTTGCATTTTTTCAAACGGGCGAGCATCGAAAAAAACTTCGATTTTGGTTATTATCTCACCTGGAAAGGTCATGAGCGCAGCCGTGCGAATGAGGCCCACCGGCTCTGGAAAATCAACGTCATACACAATCATGGCCTGATCCTCAGAACTAAATGTGGTACGTATCTTGAGACTCTTAAAAAGATTCGCAAAATGAGTCGTGGCTCCTAAAACAGCTTCTTTTCCAGTTGCCCTGCCAAACGGTCCTAGGAATTGAACATTAGGATGAAGATATTTTTCTAATGCCGATACATTCTTTCCAGCAAGGGCTGTATAGTAAGCTTCAATTGTGGCTGCATGATTCTGGCTCATAGATCCTCCTTTGGATTTTTGAGATTTAATATTAAATATAGTAAACTATACCCAATATGTCAAATCAAAAGAAAAGAGCTTACCGCTCAGAAGGACGCCTCGAACAAGCCATCAAAACTAGAGGACGCATCCTTACGGCTGCCAAACACCTCTTTGAGAGTGATGGCTTTGAATGCGTCACGATTGAAAAGCTGGCACATGCGGCCGACGTTTCTGCCCCTACGATCTATGCTCTTTTTCAATCGAAGCGTGGCGTCTTGCGCGCCCTATTGGATGAGGTGCTACCAGTCGAGCAATTTGAGGCTCTCGTAAATCAAGCGAAAGCAGAAAGGTCGCCGCAGCAAAGGCTGATGATTTCGGCTAAAATTGCCCGCCACATCTACGATGCGGAAAAAGCACAAATCGACCTTTTGCACAGTGCTTCTATGTTGGCTCCAGAATTCAAGGAGCTCGAAAAAGAAAGAGAGATGCGCCGCTACACACGTCAAGAAGAGACTATCAAGCAGATGATTAGTGAAAATTCGCTTCAAAAAGGGCTCACTCTTTCGAAGGCACGCGATATCTTGTGGGCTTTCACGGGGCGAGATCTCTACCGCATGTTAGTCATTGAACAAGCATGGACTTCGGACGATTATGAACAATGGCTCGGTCAATTGTTAATAAAAGCATTGGTTGGGAACGCTCTATAAAACATCCGCTTAGGGGATGCCATAATCCGCCTATTTGGCGGAGGATTGCTGCTGCCCTTTAAGCTTAATTGTGACAGCCTTGATGGCGCTCATCGCCATGAGCTACTACGCCTTGCGCCCTAAAAGCCGTTTTAGCTCCTGTTCTAACAAGGAGCAAATAATGACCAATTGAATAGAAAAGAGAGTTTTTTTAGTATAGTTCGATACTAGATTCTTTTTAGGTAAAAAATGGCTCAACCGATTCATGTCCGCAACTACCAACCCGAAGATGCGCAGGCTTTGGCGTGCATCTATTATCACACTATCCATACAATCAATATTCAGCACTATACGAAGGAACAAGTAGATGTATGGGCACCGCTAACCAGTTTAGAAGGCGAAGGATGGGCAAAAAAGTTCCTAAAAACTAATCCTTACGTTGCCGTCATCAACCAGGAAATCGTTGGCTTTGCCGAATTTGAGCCCGATGGCCACATCGACTGTTTTTATTGCCACCATAATTGGATCGGCAAAGGGGTTGGATCAGCCCTTATGCACCACATTTTTATAGAAGCCGAGCGCATTAAGGTAACTCGCCTA
Coding sequences within it:
- a CDS encoding IPT/TIG domain-containing protein, which encodes MEFICHSNLLSSRFFKYSFSLGCFFACFLGKLIAATIFVGPPPASIQAAINSANSGDTIQLSTGTYIEQVQVISKSLNIAGTGRNSTIIQSPGPATPLTQFFNSGPNIWCVLMVNNLAAPSPQTVNIKDLTVDGDHQQDTATLPPPSTGQYGFSNRFFAIGYHNAGGTIQNVHTTNTRNSTNFGQLAGGGIVNIVDSGTALFNVDNCLVDFYQRNGIVCMGPNLTANISNTTVNRGYVLTPNTTTATPNGITFGGSAIGSITNNLVESNIATVLGASSTAINVPTAGPNVMISGNVISNNDIGIFATQCGNNLTIQNNALSFTITPGVNFAEGIIVRDTNGLTTLTSNVMDLRDFNMELLTINGTNQPFQLMNNQFIGGQTGLLIYGKTGTPSTGPLITMNGDSFTGTNGYYIQEMTSPYTAPNDVWPSTATVSFDGLISGHITFAEFNQILTKIFDQHNDPTLGLVLDFIIPASPILTNINPAFGPLVGGNTITISGSGFISSNTAVYFGTIAATNVVVISDTSMTVTVPPGVGTVDVIVVTPFGVTPIVFAGQYTYIETAPPAPLPPSHFIGRVKKNRFIDKTEYVLKAHWDASPSTNVILYRIYKNGHLIEEISARRQLKFTTYLGSKNKAKNYQIVAVNSDDVESAPVPIRIVH
- a CDS encoding GNAT family N-acetyltransferase — translated: MAQPIHVRNYQPEDAQALACIYYHTIHTINIQHYTKEQVDVWAPLTSLEGEGWAKKFLKTNPYVAVINQEIVGFAEFEPDGHIDCFYCHHNWIGKGVGSALMHHIFIEAERIKVTRLFAEVSITAKPFFEKQRFSTICEQSVIKDGVQLTNFKMEKILNPII
- a CDS encoding TetR/AcrR family transcriptional regulator, which encodes MSNQKKRAYRSEGRLEQAIKTRGRILTAAKHLFESDGFECVTIEKLAHAADVSAPTIYALFQSKRGVLRALLDEVLPVEQFEALVNQAKAERSPQQRLMISAKIARHIYDAEKAQIDLLHSASMLAPEFKELEKEREMRRYTRQEETIKQMISENSLQKGLTLSKARDILWAFTGRDLYRMLVIEQAWTSDDYEQWLGQLLIKALVGNAL
- a CDS encoding nuclear transport factor 2 family protein, whose product is MSQNHAATIEAYYTALAGKNVSALEKYLHPNVQFLGPFGRATGKEAVLGATTHFANLFKSLKIRTTFSSEDQAMIVYDVDFPEPVGLIRTAALMTFPGEIITKIEVFFDARPFEKMQTVK